One Glaciihabitans arcticus DNA window includes the following coding sequences:
- a CDS encoding adenylosuccinate synthase: protein MPAIVIIGAQWGDEGKGKATDLLGSRIDYVVKFNGGNNAGHTVVVGDEKYALHLLPSGILSPGVIPVIANGVVIDIEVLFDELTALVARGVDVSRLLVSSNAHVITQYHRTLDKVTERFLGKRQIGTTGRGIGPAYADKINRVGIRIQDLFDENILRQKVEGALHQKNHLLVKIYNRRAIQIDEIVDDLLAYAERLRPMVADTSLLLNQALDAGKIVLFEGGQATMLDVDHGTYPFVTSSNSTSGGAATGSGVAPNRIDRVIGIVKAYTTRVGAGPFPTELHDESGEFLRSKGFEFGTTTGRPRRTGWYDAPIARYSARINGVTDFVMTKLDVLTGLSVIPVCVAYEVDGKRVDEVPASQSDFHHAKPIYEEFPGWEEDITGARTFEDLPANAQSYVLAIEAMSGSRISAIGVGPDREAIIVRHDLLD, encoded by the coding sequence ATGCCAGCGATAGTCATCATCGGCGCCCAGTGGGGCGATGAGGGTAAAGGCAAGGCCACCGACCTTCTCGGCAGCCGCATCGACTACGTCGTGAAGTTCAACGGCGGCAACAATGCCGGCCACACCGTCGTTGTGGGCGATGAGAAGTATGCGCTGCACCTGCTGCCGTCCGGCATCCTGAGCCCCGGCGTGATCCCGGTGATCGCGAACGGTGTCGTCATCGACATCGAGGTGCTGTTTGACGAACTGACCGCACTCGTTGCTCGTGGCGTCGACGTCTCGCGCCTGCTCGTCTCCTCGAACGCGCACGTCATCACCCAGTACCACCGCACGCTCGACAAGGTCACCGAGCGCTTCCTCGGCAAGCGCCAGATCGGCACGACCGGTCGCGGCATCGGCCCGGCCTACGCCGACAAGATCAACCGGGTCGGCATCCGCATCCAGGACCTGTTCGACGAGAACATCCTGCGCCAGAAGGTGGAGGGTGCGCTGCACCAGAAGAACCACCTTCTCGTCAAGATCTACAACCGCCGCGCCATTCAGATCGATGAGATCGTGGATGACCTGCTCGCCTACGCCGAACGTCTCCGGCCGATGGTCGCCGACACGAGCCTCCTGCTGAACCAGGCTCTCGACGCCGGCAAGATCGTGCTCTTCGAGGGCGGCCAGGCGACCATGCTGGACGTCGACCACGGCACCTACCCGTTCGTGACCTCCTCCAACTCGACCTCGGGGGGTGCGGCGACCGGATCCGGCGTCGCCCCCAACCGCATCGACCGCGTCATCGGCATCGTCAAGGCGTACACGACCCGCGTCGGCGCCGGTCCCTTCCCGACCGAGCTGCACGACGAGTCGGGCGAGTTCCTGCGCTCGAAGGGTTTCGAGTTCGGCACCACGACCGGCCGCCCGCGCCGCACCGGTTGGTACGACGCCCCGATCGCCCGCTACTCGGCGCGCATCAACGGCGTGACCGACTTCGTGATGACGAAACTGGATGTGCTCACCGGCCTTTCCGTCATACCGGTGTGTGTCGCCTACGAGGTGGACGGCAAGCGCGTCGACGAGGTGCCCGCCTCGCAGTCCGACTTCCACCACGCGAAGCCCATCTACGAGGAGTTCCCCGGCTGGGAAGAGGACATCACGGGTGCCCGCACTTTCGAGGACCTGCCCGCGAACGCCCAGTCCTACGTGCTCGCAATCGAGGCGATGAGCGGATCCCGCATCTCGGCCATCGGCGTCGGCCCCGACCGCGAGGCCATCATCGTGCGGCACGATTTGCTCGACTAG
- a CDS encoding acyltransferase family protein: protein MASDVAPRIERDSAVDLVKAVCLLIVVGLHALMAGVTVGDGGLAVTNSLEGHPIFAWATWGVQIMPLFFLLGGFSSLTQWRRMKTGGATAGDYIRQRVQRLAHPALLPIALVAGCLAAVALTGVSNEVLSQVGFRIGQPLWFLAVYLGCAGFVPLMARLHDAHPRLTLFGLLALSICVDVTSRALEAPGLGALNFLFVWLFIQQLGFWYADGWFLRRNRWLLLALALGAFGLLTGLTMGLGYSTDMYVNLNPPTICILVLGVGQLLLFSAAHPWLVRMAHVPSLQRAAAGVNRHSMTIYLWHVPVVVLVALTMMTARLPFPEPLSRAWWETRPLFLLAIAVGLVPVVLLVAYYDSRQRALVQRSTPGWLAAIKVALAVAGVAIILLVGFTPAPAAAIAIALLFLAVRLQVLRRRRVHPPSESLP from the coding sequence GTGGCGTCGGACGTGGCCCCCCGCATCGAGCGTGATTCGGCGGTCGATCTCGTCAAAGCGGTCTGCCTTCTCATCGTCGTCGGCCTGCACGCGCTGATGGCCGGGGTCACCGTTGGCGACGGGGGTCTCGCCGTCACGAACTCGCTCGAAGGCCATCCGATCTTCGCCTGGGCGACGTGGGGCGTGCAGATCATGCCGCTGTTCTTCCTGCTCGGTGGCTTCTCGAGCCTCACCCAGTGGCGCCGGATGAAAACGGGCGGCGCGACGGCCGGCGACTACATCCGTCAGCGGGTGCAGCGTCTCGCGCATCCCGCACTGCTGCCGATCGCGCTCGTCGCGGGCTGCCTCGCCGCCGTCGCGCTGACCGGGGTCTCGAACGAAGTGCTCAGCCAGGTCGGCTTCCGCATCGGGCAGCCTCTGTGGTTCCTCGCCGTCTACCTTGGCTGCGCGGGCTTCGTGCCGCTGATGGCCCGCCTGCACGACGCCCACCCGAGACTGACGCTGTTCGGCCTGCTCGCGCTGTCGATTTGTGTGGATGTCACATCCCGCGCCCTCGAAGCACCCGGCCTCGGCGCGCTCAACTTCCTGTTCGTCTGGCTCTTCATCCAGCAACTGGGGTTCTGGTACGCGGACGGTTGGTTCCTCCGCCGTAACCGCTGGCTGCTGCTCGCTCTCGCGCTCGGCGCGTTCGGGCTGCTCACCGGTCTCACGATGGGGCTCGGCTACTCGACCGACATGTACGTGAACCTGAACCCGCCGACGATCTGCATCCTCGTGCTCGGGGTCGGCCAGCTGCTGCTGTTCAGTGCTGCGCATCCCTGGCTCGTGCGAATGGCCCACGTGCCGTCGCTGCAGCGCGCCGCGGCCGGGGTGAACCGGCACTCGATGACGATCTACCTCTGGCACGTTCCGGTCGTGGTGCTGGTGGCCCTCACCATGATGACCGCGCGTCTGCCCTTCCCTGAGCCGCTCAGCCGGGCCTGGTGGGAGACGAGGCCGCTGTTCCTGCTCGCCATCGCCGTCGGCCTTGTTCCCGTTGTGCTGTTGGTCGCCTACTACGACAGTCGTCAGCGGGCGCTTGTGCAGCGATCGACGCCGGGCTGGCTTGCGGCGATCAAGGTAGCGCTCGCGGTTGCGGGGGTGGCGATCATCCTGCTCGTCGGATTCACACCCGCACCAGCTGCGGCAATCGCGATAGCGCTGCTCTTTCTCGCGGTGCGCCTGCAGGTGCTGCGGAGGCGGCGCGTTCACCCGCCGAGCGAGTCGCTGCCGTAG
- a CDS encoding TrmH family RNA methyltransferase — MTDTPNNPSVELTTHGVGPWVGDLPLEPWYDRELLERGDTRNVIDRYRYWSMEAIISDLDERRHPFHVAIENWQHDMNIGSIVRSANAFGADTVHIIGRKRWNKRGAMVTDRYQHVLHHEDVAAFTAWAAGEELPVIAIDNVPGSVLLETYALPKRCVLLFGQEGPGLSAEAIAASEAIVEISQFGSTRSINASAAAAVAMHAWVMQHVSFA, encoded by the coding sequence GTGACCGATACACCGAACAACCCCAGCGTTGAGCTGACGACCCACGGCGTCGGGCCGTGGGTCGGAGACCTTCCACTCGAGCCGTGGTACGACCGCGAGCTGCTCGAGCGGGGGGACACGCGCAACGTCATCGACCGGTATCGCTACTGGAGCATGGAAGCGATCATCAGTGATTTGGATGAGCGGCGGCATCCCTTTCATGTAGCAATCGAGAACTGGCAGCACGACATGAACATCGGCTCGATCGTGCGCAGCGCCAACGCCTTCGGAGCCGACACCGTTCACATCATCGGACGCAAGCGCTGGAACAAGCGCGGGGCCATGGTCACCGATCGTTACCAGCACGTGCTGCACCACGAGGATGTCGCGGCCTTCACTGCCTGGGCGGCCGGGGAGGAGCTGCCGGTCATCGCGATCGACAATGTGCCGGGCAGCGTACTGCTCGAGACCTACGCGCTTCCGAAGCGTTGTGTCCTGCTCTTTGGGCAGGAAGGGCCGGGCCTGTCAGCCGAGGCGATCGCCGCGTCGGAGGCGATCGTGGAGATCAGCCAGTTTGGAAGTACGCGCAGCATCAACGCGTCAGCGGCGGCCGCCGTTGCCATGCACGCGTGGGTCATGCAGCACGTTTCCTTCGCCTGA